In Paraburkholderia flagellata, a genomic segment contains:
- a CDS encoding YybH family protein, which translates to MDKAADPILQVLHDYKAAVCAKDVDAFVALYAPDLVAFDMWGVWTYEGIASWRNMVEGWFGSLGAERVVVDFSEAQTAIAQDLAVLHAFVTYKAVTVDGEELRSMDNRITATLRQTGEGWKIFHQHSSSPIDPATTKVIFKR; encoded by the coding sequence GTGGACAAAGCCGCCGATCCGATCCTGCAGGTCCTGCATGACTATAAAGCCGCGGTATGCGCGAAAGACGTCGACGCGTTCGTCGCGCTATACGCCCCGGACCTGGTGGCCTTCGACATGTGGGGCGTCTGGACGTACGAGGGCATCGCGTCCTGGCGCAACATGGTGGAGGGCTGGTTCGGATCGCTGGGCGCCGAGCGCGTGGTCGTCGATTTCAGCGAGGCGCAGACTGCCATCGCGCAGGACCTCGCTGTTCTGCACGCCTTCGTGACGTACAAAGCGGTGACGGTGGACGGCGAGGAATTGCGCTCGATGGACAATCGCATTACCGCAACGCTCAGGCAAACGGGCGAGGGCTGGAAGATCTTCCACCAACATTCTTCATCGCCGATCGATCCTGCTACGACGAAGGTCATTTTCAAACGTTAG